CAGCGGCGAGTGGAGATTTCTCAAACGGTTCATTTACAACGTGTCTGGGGGGAAAGTTTAATTTTTCATTGTCAGGGTAATCTTATTTTCAGtgtctttatatatatatttttttcattgAGATGAGAGCGGAAACATAAATACGATTGAGGGTGAGATGTGTAAGGAATTGAGCTGTGTGGACAGAGGGAGGCATTCGGCGCTCTGTAAGAACCGGTCAACACAAACCGCGGATCCGCAGGGTCTAGCGGgatggttggggggagagggaagagggaaggggggggggggggggatggtggagaAAGTCTCAGGAAATGTTGTCTATTTTTTTTACCTGTATGGGTGCGTTTGTGGATCTTTAAGTTCTCCGACCTGGCGAAAACTTTCCCGCATCCCGGGAAGGGGCAGGGGAAAGGTTTCTCCCCCGTGTGGACCCTGATGTGATTCACCAGTTTGTACTTGGCTTTGAAGGGTTTTCCCTCCCGGCCGCACTCCTCCCAGAAGCAGATATGGTTTGTCTGCTCGGGTCCGCCGACATGTTCCACTGTAACGTGGGTGACTAGCTCATGCATGGTGCTGAAGGTTTTGTTACAGGACTTTTTGGGGTTCTGCATCTGCTCCGGGTCGACCCACTTGCAGATGAGTTCCTGTTTGATGGGCTGCCTCATGTATCTGAAGAAGGCTCCGGGACCATGGTGAGCTGCCATGTTCATGCTCATGTTCATATTCATGTGGCCATAGTTGTGGTGGTGATGGAGTTGTGCCGCCGAGTAAGGGTCAGTCCTCGGACACTGGTCGGAGCGCCCGAACATTTCCCCGGGCAGTCCCAGCCGCATCTGGCCGTTCAGGACGTGCGCGTTTGGGGAAGTGTGGGTCCCTCCTTGCTCATGGATGCCCGGGAATAGGAGGTGTCCCGGCGTGTCCGAGTGAGGGTGGTGGAGGGCTCCCGGGTTGCCCCCGAAGATGCCGTGCTGCCCGGAGCCGGGGCTTGAGTCTCCGAAGCCGCGGCTGCGGAACAGAAAGTCCCGGGTGGAGTTGAAAGCGGCGCCCGAGTAAGAGCTGACATGGGCGGCGTGGGGGGCCAGGGCGGCCGCGTAGCCCGGGCCAGCCGCCGCCTGCGAGCTGAAAGCCGAGCTCTGGCCGGGAGACGAGAGGTCGTGGTGGACGCTGCCGTTCAGTTTGAAAGCCCCCATGTGCGGCGGGTCGGCGAAGCTGTTTTGGGACAAGCCCAGGTCCCGCTCCGATAGCTCTGCGCTCGAgtggtggtgatggtgatggtgcCGCCCGAAGGTGCCCACCCCCAGGGTGGGAAACTGGGGTCCCGCGTCCAGCAACATGCTTCTCAAAGCAGGGGAGAGGACAAAcagatctccccccacccccacgcagagcaacacacacacacagactcagacacagagagacacacacagactcaggcagagagagagacacacacacagggactcagacacagagacagatacacactcacacacagactcaggcagagagagacacaaacacacacacacagacggggaACAGCAGCAACTTCAGAGACGCCCTCTTCTTCCCCCTCTTGTTGTTGTTTCTTGCTGGTTCCTGCAGAAGCCACAACGCACCAGTCATGAATTCAAGAACTCAACTCCAACGATCCGCCTCGCTCTCTCAGTAGCTTCGACTCTTCCTGGGCAACTCAACACACGGCTGACAAATTGGTCGAGCTAAGTTACGGCTGTAACTTTCTTTTTAGCCCCCTGAAAACAGTTTTGATTGCAATCACGTAGaagtttcttccccccccccccccccaccctctctctctgtggcagCGTGAATTCCCACGGAGCAACCGTCTTCTTTGAAGCTTcttcttcttctctctctctctccctctctctgtgtctgcctctctctctgtcgtgttgtttttctctctctcgcacgatGCAGTGTAGCCAGCGATAGCGGTAATCAGAAAGGCAGTGAAATGAGAACAGATAAGAGCATCCTTAGGATGgatgtgtggggagggaggagggagaggaggaggagggggttggtggggagggggggtgggggttgttggggggggggggggaccttaaGCTGGTCCCGCTCCTGTCATATGATGCAGAGTGCGATGTCTGAATGGACTGACGGCGCCTCTCTCAACACCCCTTTTAAACAGGACAGTGGGCACTTTGCAATGGCTTGTCATTGGACAACTCCGCCTCATCCATCCCAGGTAGCCTGCTTCAAACCCATCGCCATTTTTCATTAATTACGCCtactttgatttttttccccctccccactcccccccccccccaatccccttcAGTTCGGCCATTTCTGACACACTCCTTTTCTCACGAATATCTCCATGTAGGTAGCAACAACCCCTTTTCATCAACCAGCGATCCGACTCAGTCGAAATCCCTTATAACGGATTTGTGATCATATGTGCCAGTGAagcgggggtggtgggagggagggggggttcacAATACAATACCCattttctaccccccccccccccgacaaccaCCACCCCTGTCGAATTACGCTTTTCTTTTctctaaaaaaaacacacaaacatTGCAAGCATGTAACCTGATGTAAATCAGAGAACTTTTTTTCTAAGAAACTTGGAATATCTCAAACCTTGGGTTAAAATCGTTTGACATCAGCGAAACAGACAAGTCCAGTTCTGCTCAGATATTTAGCTGTGAGAAAACCCTCCACCAGCCTTTTGCTTAGAAGGGTTTTACTCCCcaagtgaaggggggaggggggtggttaggAGTTAATCCGATTTGCAGACCATATTTTGCATTAAAAGCTGCCTGTTTTTTTTCTGCTTATATTCGATTGTTTGAGGCAAAACCGATTGGAAGGTAGTCTTAAATGAGGAGGGATTAGGGATAACACTATATATCAATAAATATATTTACTTCCTTATTGTTGCGAACGATCAGGGCCCCTATATTTCACTTGTTACCCTTTTACATTtttggtgaggaggggaggggagcgggggtagtgggggggggcggagggggggggggatcttgtcTCGCTTTGGCCACAACCTGGGCAGGTCTGGAAAGAGAAAACCCACCAAACGTCACAGAAACAAGCCCCCGCTCCACTAAATCACCCGGAGTTAATCACAAGATCTGTTTTTTATGCTACTGTGTACTGATTTTCAGAAATGTCATCACCTCCTGATGATCTGTGATGGACAGAATGTGTAGAATTCCAATCCAGCCGGAAGTTTttattggtgggggggaggatgcagaataaataaaacaattatcccccccccccccgctccccaccttTTACGTGAAATAATTTAGAAAGTCTGATTTGTGCGAGTTGTGTGTATGGTACATTCATGTAACAATTTTCTTGCTTTTTCAGCCATCATCTGTTTGGTGTTTTAATTCTCTAATTCCTGtctaaaggggggtgggggggtggggggcacacaGCATCGTGCTGGCTGCTATTCATTCACTTATCCAGGGCTACTCTGCTGGAAATTCGAGAGCTGATCCAAGTTCAAAGTCACGTTTGCCGACTTCTCCACAGAGCGGTATTATTTCTCTGcagagcctctctctctctctctctctagccccccacctcccccacccccaccccttccaaaAAAAACCCCTCTGTCTTTAGTCACCGGGGTTGGGAGACagaggcatagagagagagagagagagggagagaaatacaAAAATTCAATTGCATTTCAGCACCATTGCACTAGAAATGCAGCCGGGATCGGGAGGGAGGTGGACGGTGAGGAAGGCCAGCGGCTGGCAATCTATTCATTGAATGGTGCTTCAACAGGTTTGCAAAGAGGTAAGCAACGGACTTACTCCATGAGAGACGGTGCTCTGAGGCCGGGGAGAATGTCTTTATCGAGTTATCCAAATCCAGAAATCCGTACTCTTTATGGCGACAGCGCTTCTTTTGTTAGCCGGCAGGCTTGTTTTAATATC
The sequence above is drawn from the Mustelus asterias chromosome 10, sMusAst1.hap1.1, whole genome shotgun sequence genome and encodes:
- the zic2a gene encoding zinc finger protein ZIC 2a; this translates as MLLDAGPQFPTLGVGTFGRHHHHHHHSSAELSERDLGLSQNSFADPPHMGAFKLNGSVHHDLSSPGQSSAFSSQAAAGPGYAAALAPHAAHVSSYSGAAFNSTRDFLFRSRGFGDSSPGSGQHGIFGGNPGALHHPHSDTPGHLLFPGIHEQGGTHTSPNAHVLNGQMRLGLPGEMFGRSDQCPRTDPYSAAQLHHHHNYGHMNMNMSMNMAAHHGPGAFFRYMRQPIKQELICKWVDPEQMQNPKKSCNKTFSTMHELVTHVTVEHVGGPEQTNHICFWEECGREGKPFKAKYKLVNHIRVHTGEKPFPCPFPGCGKVFARSENLKIHKRTHTGEKPFKCEFESCDRRFANSSDRKKHMHVHTSDKPYLCKMCDKSYTHPSSLRKHMKVHESTQGSESSPAASSGYESSTPPVLVSPSNDPQNSNNLSPASSAVHTNAGISSNFNEWYV